GCACACCGCGTGGGAGGGTCAGGCGCCGCTGGACTTCCTCGTGCGCGGCGGCGAGGACGTGGGCGACATCCCCTCGGACGAGGGCACCGCGCGCCTCTTCACCCCCGCCCAGGTGCAGGAGCTGTCCCGGGCCCTCCAGGCGCTCCCCGCGAGCACGCTGCGCCAGCGCTACGAGCCGGCGCGCATGCAGCGCGAGGACATCTACCCGGGCTTCTGGGAGGAGCCTCCGCCGGAGCTGGAGCCCGAGGAGGAGCTGCTGTCCTACTTCGAGGAGCTGAAGAAGTTCGCGGCCAGCGTGGCCCGGCGCGGCCACGCGCTGCTCGTGTTCATCGGCTGAGGTCAGGCCATGAACACGTCGCGGCCCAGCTTGAGCACGAGCGCCACCACCACGGCCAGCACCACCTTGCGCACCAGCCGGTCGCCGCCGCGCACGGCGAGGTGCACGCCCAGCCACGCCCCGATGAACTGGGCGGCCGCCATGGGCAGCGCCACGTACCAGAGCACCAGCCCGCGCCAGGTGAAGAGGCACACCGCCGCGAGGTTCGTCGCGAAGTTCACCACCTTGGCGTCCGCCGAGGCCTGCGTCAGTCCGTGCCCGAGCAGCCCCGAGAAGGCGATGATGAGGAAGGTGCCCGTCCCCGGCCCGAAGAAGCCGTCATAGGTGCCGATGACGAGCGCGATCACCGCGCCCAGCGCCCGCAGGCGCGCGAGCGGAGGCTCGGGCCGCTCTCCGGGCGGAGGCCCCCGGCGGAAGGCCAGGAAGGCGGCCACCGCCACCAGCAGCGTGAGCACCACCGGCTTGAGCACCTCCGGGCGCATGAGCAACACCAGCCCCGCGCCCATGAACGAGCCCACCAGCCCCAGCGGGAAGGTGATGGCGGCCAGCCCCCCCCGCACCAGTCCCGCCCGCCAGAAGCGCACCAGCGACGCGATCGCGCCGAACACGGACTGGCCCTTGTTGGTGCCCAGGGCCACATGGGGAGGCAGGCCGGTGGACAGGATGGCAGGCAGGGTGATCAACCCGCCCCCTCCGGCGATGGCATCCACCACACCCGCGGTAAGGGCCGCGACACACAACAGGGCGATCTGAAGCGGGGAGAGGTCCACGAGCGAGCACCTAGCATGTCCAAAGCTTGCGCGCGCGCCCACTCTGCGCGTCAATCGGGGGCCCAGTCCCCCCCGAGGTCCCTTCGTGCTCGCGTCCCTGGTTTCCATGATGACCGCCGCATGGCTGATGGCCACGCCCACGGAGGCGGCCGGCCCCACCTGCCGCTCCATCGATGGGCACGTGGCGTGCGGCTACCAGTGCAAGTCGGATGGGCAGCGCGTGCGGTGCGCGCAGACGCCCCAGGGCTCCTGCCAGGTCATCGACGGGCAGGCGGTCTGCTTCGACCCGCCCGCCTACATCGTCCGGGTCTACGGCTCCGCGCTGCCCGCGCCCGAGTGCAAGGCGATCGACGGGCAGGTGGGGTGCGGCTACCAGTGCGTCACGCAGTTCGGCAAGGTGCAGTGCGCGCGCACTCCGGCGGGCATCTGCGGCGGCCGCAACGGAGAGATCGTCTGCTTCGATCCGCCCCCCGAGGTGTACGCCCTGTATGGCCGGGAAGCGCCCCGCGCCGAGTGCAAGGGCTACGGCTCGGATCTGGCGTGTGGCTACAAGTGCACCGTGGGCTCCGGCAAGGTGGCCTGCAATACGACGCCCATGGGGGTCTGCAAGAGCGATGGCTTGCAGCTCAAGTGCTTTGATCCGCCCGCCCAGGCGCTCTGTGCGTGGGGCAAGT
The Cystobacter fuscus DSM 2262 DNA segment above includes these coding regions:
- a CDS encoding YfbM family protein produces the protein MEMLCTLRSLTETQRRALLAAPDQLEAFLDDEEDFGDAEGARFLELDIGETWHGLQYLLTHTAWEGQAPLDFLVRGGEDVGDIPSDEGTARLFTPAQVQELSRALQALPASTLRQRYEPARMQREDIYPGFWEEPPPELEPEEELLSYFEELKKFAASVARRGHALLVFIG
- a CDS encoding TSUP family transporter, giving the protein MDLSPLQIALLCVAALTAGVVDAIAGGGGLITLPAILSTGLPPHVALGTNKGQSVFGAIASLVRFWRAGLVRGGLAAITFPLGLVGSFMGAGLVLLMRPEVLKPVVLTLLVAVAAFLAFRRGPPPGERPEPPLARLRALGAVIALVIGTYDGFFGPGTGTFLIIAFSGLLGHGLTQASADAKVVNFATNLAAVCLFTWRGLVLWYVALPMAAAQFIGAWLGVHLAVRGGDRLVRKVVLAVVVALVLKLGRDVFMA